A genomic segment from Branchiostoma floridae strain S238N-H82 chromosome 7, Bfl_VNyyK, whole genome shotgun sequence encodes:
- the LOC118419294 gene encoding CDK5 and ABL1 enzyme substrate 1-like isoform X1, translating to MQQENTSPRASWLEVLTAGLQDYRLVYHIVHHTQPGRLSSVFKLLPLANTYSPGQLAEGHPSPRRGLVRQNSLSSPRDTPPRDNKIRVHRSLSMSESAESVLSQKVHFLRSLRERGFRKGRLVLVSGHKVPYAVVSLIPYSRISQHGYVSVPEGRRQRHPSGNRPLSYMTDTSVMAQLQGVELGDDGKTVSYAHFLVPTRSMEKRKSLDGLGPPVATQSQTYLRTVSYDPAHLLRVQASSEEPAVPLLPKYDPYLLDDPEWRSGKHRTVLNLPCYMTTIIDYAKPSELKKDLNEMFKERFPHIQLTLSKLRSLKREMKKIAVDDCRMEEVTVAQAYVYVEKLVLQGKINKQNRKYCAGACLLLAAKLNDTKKAQLAKLLEEIEDTFRLNRKDLIAFEFPVLVALEFSLHVPDTEVYPHYRRLVYLS from the exons ATGCAGCAGGAGAACACAAGTCCTAGGGCAAG CTGGCTGGAGGTACTCACAGCTGGCTTGCAGGACTACAGACTTGTTTATCATATTGTCCATCATACCCAGCCAGGACGCCTTTCCTCTGTCTTCAAGCTGCTTCCACT AGCCAATACATACAGCCCAGGACAACTGGCTGAAGGCCACCCCTCTCCGCGACGTGGACTGGTCCGACAGAACTCCCTCAGCAGTCCGAGGGACACGCCTCCCCGAGACAATAAGATCAGAGTTCACCGGAGCCTGTCCATGTCGGAGTCGGCCGAGAGCGTCCTATCACAGAAGGTCCACTTTTTGAGGTCATTGAGGGAGAGGGGCTTTCGCAAAGGAAG ACTGGTGTTGGTATCAGGCCATAAGGTGCCGTATGCAGTGGTGTCGCTGATACCGTACAGTCGTATCAGCCAGCATGGATACGTCAG TGTACCCGAGGGTCGGAGACAGCGCCACCCCTCGGGAAATCGTCCCCTGTCCTACATGACGGACACCAGCGTCATGGCACAGCTGCAGGGGGTCGAGCTAGGGGATGATGGGAAG ACGGTGTCCTACGCACACTTCCTGGTCCCTACCCGCTCCATGGAGAAGAGGAAATCCTTAGATGGACTGGGTCCGCCCGTAGCCACCCAATCACAGACCTACCTGCGGACAGTGTCCTACGACCCTGCGCATCTTTTGCGAGTCCAGG CATCATCAGAAGAACCAGCAGTTCCCTTACTGCCCAAGTATGACCCGTACCTTTTGGATGACCCAGAATGGAGGTCTGGCAAACACAGAACTGTGCTCAACCTGCCCTGCTATATG ACCACTATTATTGACTACGCAAAACCATCGGAACTGAAGAAGGATTTGAACGAGATGTTCAAAGAGAGGTTTCCACACATCCAGCTCACACTTAGCAAGTTGAGGAG CTTGAAGAGAGAAATGAAGAAGATAGCAGTGGATGAC tgcCGAATGGAGGAAGTGACTGTTGCTCAGGCATATGTGTATGTTGAGAAGTTAGTCTTACAG GGAAAGATTAACAAGCAGAACAGGAAATACTGTGCAG GTGCTTGTTTGCTGCTGGCAGCAAAGCTGAACGACACAAAAAAGGCACAACTGGCAAAGTTACTTGAG GAAATAGAGGACACATTCCGACTCAACAGGAAGGACCTGATAGCGTTTGAGTTTCCCGTTCTGGTGGCACTGGAGTTTTCCCTGCATGTGCCCGACACTGAGGTGTATCCACATTACAGAAGACTGGTATATCTCTCCtga
- the LOC118419296 gene encoding E3 ubiquitin-protein ligase RLIM-like isoform X1 — protein sequence MAPRRTRSTNTSSGVRGHPYRSGGARTSAARVRGQSNRSQVSRTTTASADQGRGQTRTRAQRSVESNHSSEPRGQRSGARVHSADPRGQRSGRNAISRDSASPTTGENTAFPAAQSSVHAQSGNDANSSARRSSRVRADAATYDRRRGSGNPPAATRRSSRLQGTDSMSSSLFQSNQPVTYDATRSHSPGTNDRVLRSSGTVDSNIPTGGPPPQVAQQGDNIGNQEQGNQQNGNVPTPTPLLSTGRFSAYYVGRANHFYSDLLSLTPQPTRDRGNSGYNLRRRWATQSSTDRGGTNQRRGAPPRPVERAPEPPVSSQPPSRLREGPVTRSQARLRQSSQGTVWRQGRFRIRHPGPVEPGHEEDSMQHAMDMLTDLSSPNNTRDEDTMSESSNGSDRSGIPGEALPENFLGFGPEFWQGRRLVSIRFVRDHSILDYFPATGNMYISSLDEPPRGLSPQEIESIPYRNFARNEEAKTCSICIVNYRTGNRVKTLPCSHEFHEACIKRWLREHENCPTCRQPVREADSTAAEEAGAAAEAGAPPENDPAPSGEPPNGNGAMNT from the exons ATGGCACCAAGAAGGACTAGATCAACCAACACAAgttcaggggtcagaggtcatcccTATAGGTCAGGTGGTGCAAGAACCTCAGCTGCAAGGGTCAGGGGTCAGTCCAACAGGTCACAGGTGAGCAGGACTACCACAGCATCTGCTGACCAGGGTAGAGGTCAAACTAGGACCAGAGCCCAGAGGTCAGTAGAAAGCAATCACAGCTCTGAGCcaagaggtcagaggtcaggagCCAGAGTGCACAGTGCTGACCCAAGAGGTCAAAGGTCTGGCAGGAATGCAATAAGCAGGGACTCTGCTTCCCCAACCACAGGAGAGAATACAGCTTTTCCTGCTGCTCAAAGTAGTGTCCATGCACAATCCGGTAATGATGCCAATAGCAGTGCAAGAAGAAGTAGTAGAGTTAGAGCTGATGCAGCCACATATGATAGGAGGAGAGGCAGCGGGAACCCACCAGCTGCCACCCGTAGGTCTAGCAGGCTGCAGGGGACAGACAGTATGTCAAGCTCACTATTCCAGTCTAACCAACCTGTAACTTATGATGCCACAAGGAGTCACTCTCCTGGGACCAATGACAGAGTCCTTCGCTCCTCGGGAACTGTAGACAGCAACATTCCAACAGGAGGACCACCTCCCCAAGTTGCACAGCAAGGTGACAACATTGGCAACCAAGAGCAAGGCAACCAGCAGAACGGGAACGTTCCAACCCCCACCCCTCTGCTCAGTACAGGAAGGTTCAGCGCGTACTACGTGGGGAGGGCCAATCACTTCTATTCGGACCTGCTCAGCCTGACGCCACAGCCCACGCGAGACCGTGGGAACAGTGGGTACAACCTTCGCAGGAGGTGGGCCACACAGAGCTCTACAGACAGAG GTGGAACAAATCAGCGAAGAGGTGCGCCCCCACGGCCTGTGGAGCGTGCACCAGAGCCCCCTGTCAGCTCACAGCCGCCTAGCAGGCTACGGGAGGGGCCTGTCACCCGGAGCCAGGCCCGTCTGCGACAGTCGTCACAGGGGACCGTGTGGCGGCAGGGACGGTTCCGGATACGCCACCCCGGGCCGGTCGAACCCGGGCACGAAGAGGACAGCATGCAGCACGCTATGGACATGCTGACGGATCTGTCCTCGCCAAACAACACACGTGACGAAGACACCATGTCCGAGTCGAGCAACGGCTCCGACCGCAGCGGGATCCCGGGGGAAGCCCTGCCAGAAAACTTCCTTGGGTTCGGACCGGAGTTCTGGCAAGGGCGCCGATTGGTCAGCATCCGTTTTGTCCGCGACCACAGCATCCTGGACTACTTCCCCGCCACGGGGAACATGTACATCTCTTCGCTGGATGAGCCGCCACGCGGGCTCTCCCCGCAGGAGATCGAGTCCATCCCGTATCGGAATTTCGCACGGAACGAGGAGGCCAAAACCTGCAGCATCTGTATCGTGAACTACCGGACGGGAAACCGCGTGAAGACTCTGCCGTGTTCCCACGAGTTCCATGAGGCCTGCATCAAGCGCTGGCTGAGGGAACACGAGAACTGTCCCACCTGCAGGCAGCCGGTTAGGGAGGCAGATAGCACAGCTGCTGAAGAGGCAGGTGCTGCAGCTGAGGCAGGTGCTCCTCCAGAAAATGACCCTGCACCGTCAGGGGAGCCTCCCAATGGTAATGGAGCTATGAACACCTGA
- the LOC118419294 gene encoding CDK5 and ABL1 enzyme substrate 1-like isoform X2 encodes MQQENTSPRARANTYSPGQLAEGHPSPRRGLVRQNSLSSPRDTPPRDNKIRVHRSLSMSESAESVLSQKVHFLRSLRERGFRKGRLVLVSGHKVPYAVVSLIPYSRISQHGYVSVPEGRRQRHPSGNRPLSYMTDTSVMAQLQGVELGDDGKTVSYAHFLVPTRSMEKRKSLDGLGPPVATQSQTYLRTVSYDPAHLLRVQASSEEPAVPLLPKYDPYLLDDPEWRSGKHRTVLNLPCYMTTIIDYAKPSELKKDLNEMFKERFPHIQLTLSKLRSLKREMKKIAVDDCRMEEVTVAQAYVYVEKLVLQGKINKQNRKYCAGACLLLAAKLNDTKKAQLAKLLEEIEDTFRLNRKDLIAFEFPVLVALEFSLHVPDTEVYPHYRRLVYLS; translated from the exons ATGCAGCAGGAGAACACAAGTCCTAGGGCAAG AGCCAATACATACAGCCCAGGACAACTGGCTGAAGGCCACCCCTCTCCGCGACGTGGACTGGTCCGACAGAACTCCCTCAGCAGTCCGAGGGACACGCCTCCCCGAGACAATAAGATCAGAGTTCACCGGAGCCTGTCCATGTCGGAGTCGGCCGAGAGCGTCCTATCACAGAAGGTCCACTTTTTGAGGTCATTGAGGGAGAGGGGCTTTCGCAAAGGAAG ACTGGTGTTGGTATCAGGCCATAAGGTGCCGTATGCAGTGGTGTCGCTGATACCGTACAGTCGTATCAGCCAGCATGGATACGTCAG TGTACCCGAGGGTCGGAGACAGCGCCACCCCTCGGGAAATCGTCCCCTGTCCTACATGACGGACACCAGCGTCATGGCACAGCTGCAGGGGGTCGAGCTAGGGGATGATGGGAAG ACGGTGTCCTACGCACACTTCCTGGTCCCTACCCGCTCCATGGAGAAGAGGAAATCCTTAGATGGACTGGGTCCGCCCGTAGCCACCCAATCACAGACCTACCTGCGGACAGTGTCCTACGACCCTGCGCATCTTTTGCGAGTCCAGG CATCATCAGAAGAACCAGCAGTTCCCTTACTGCCCAAGTATGACCCGTACCTTTTGGATGACCCAGAATGGAGGTCTGGCAAACACAGAACTGTGCTCAACCTGCCCTGCTATATG ACCACTATTATTGACTACGCAAAACCATCGGAACTGAAGAAGGATTTGAACGAGATGTTCAAAGAGAGGTTTCCACACATCCAGCTCACACTTAGCAAGTTGAGGAG CTTGAAGAGAGAAATGAAGAAGATAGCAGTGGATGAC tgcCGAATGGAGGAAGTGACTGTTGCTCAGGCATATGTGTATGTTGAGAAGTTAGTCTTACAG GGAAAGATTAACAAGCAGAACAGGAAATACTGTGCAG GTGCTTGTTTGCTGCTGGCAGCAAAGCTGAACGACACAAAAAAGGCACAACTGGCAAAGTTACTTGAG GAAATAGAGGACACATTCCGACTCAACAGGAAGGACCTGATAGCGTTTGAGTTTCCCGTTCTGGTGGCACTGGAGTTTTCCCTGCATGTGCCCGACACTGAGGTGTATCCACATTACAGAAGACTGGTATATCTCTCCtga
- the LOC118419296 gene encoding E3 ubiquitin-protein ligase RLIM-like isoform X2 has translation MAPRRTRSTNTSSGVRGHPYRSGGARTSAARVRGQSNRSQVSRTTTASADQGRGQTRTRAQRSVESNHSSEPRGQRSGRNAISRDSASPTTGENTAFPAAQSSVHAQSGNDANSSARRSSRVRADAATYDRRRGSGNPPAATRRSSRLQGTDSMSSSLFQSNQPVTYDATRSHSPGTNDRVLRSSGTVDSNIPTGGPPPQVAQQGDNIGNQEQGNQQNGNVPTPTPLLSTGRFSAYYVGRANHFYSDLLSLTPQPTRDRGNSGYNLRRRWATQSSTDRGGTNQRRGAPPRPVERAPEPPVSSQPPSRLREGPVTRSQARLRQSSQGTVWRQGRFRIRHPGPVEPGHEEDSMQHAMDMLTDLSSPNNTRDEDTMSESSNGSDRSGIPGEALPENFLGFGPEFWQGRRLVSIRFVRDHSILDYFPATGNMYISSLDEPPRGLSPQEIESIPYRNFARNEEAKTCSICIVNYRTGNRVKTLPCSHEFHEACIKRWLREHENCPTCRQPVREADSTAAEEAGAAAEAGAPPENDPAPSGEPPNGNGAMNT, from the exons ATGGCACCAAGAAGGACTAGATCAACCAACACAAgttcaggggtcagaggtcatcccTATAGGTCAGGTGGTGCAAGAACCTCAGCTGCAAGGGTCAGGGGTCAGTCCAACAGGTCACAGGTGAGCAGGACTACCACAGCATCTGCTGACCAGGGTAGAGGTCAAACTAGGACCAGAGCCCAGAGGTCAGTAGAAAGCAATCACAGCTCTGAGCcaagaggtcagag GTCTGGCAGGAATGCAATAAGCAGGGACTCTGCTTCCCCAACCACAGGAGAGAATACAGCTTTTCCTGCTGCTCAAAGTAGTGTCCATGCACAATCCGGTAATGATGCCAATAGCAGTGCAAGAAGAAGTAGTAGAGTTAGAGCTGATGCAGCCACATATGATAGGAGGAGAGGCAGCGGGAACCCACCAGCTGCCACCCGTAGGTCTAGCAGGCTGCAGGGGACAGACAGTATGTCAAGCTCACTATTCCAGTCTAACCAACCTGTAACTTATGATGCCACAAGGAGTCACTCTCCTGGGACCAATGACAGAGTCCTTCGCTCCTCGGGAACTGTAGACAGCAACATTCCAACAGGAGGACCACCTCCCCAAGTTGCACAGCAAGGTGACAACATTGGCAACCAAGAGCAAGGCAACCAGCAGAACGGGAACGTTCCAACCCCCACCCCTCTGCTCAGTACAGGAAGGTTCAGCGCGTACTACGTGGGGAGGGCCAATCACTTCTATTCGGACCTGCTCAGCCTGACGCCACAGCCCACGCGAGACCGTGGGAACAGTGGGTACAACCTTCGCAGGAGGTGGGCCACACAGAGCTCTACAGACAGAG GTGGAACAAATCAGCGAAGAGGTGCGCCCCCACGGCCTGTGGAGCGTGCACCAGAGCCCCCTGTCAGCTCACAGCCGCCTAGCAGGCTACGGGAGGGGCCTGTCACCCGGAGCCAGGCCCGTCTGCGACAGTCGTCACAGGGGACCGTGTGGCGGCAGGGACGGTTCCGGATACGCCACCCCGGGCCGGTCGAACCCGGGCACGAAGAGGACAGCATGCAGCACGCTATGGACATGCTGACGGATCTGTCCTCGCCAAACAACACACGTGACGAAGACACCATGTCCGAGTCGAGCAACGGCTCCGACCGCAGCGGGATCCCGGGGGAAGCCCTGCCAGAAAACTTCCTTGGGTTCGGACCGGAGTTCTGGCAAGGGCGCCGATTGGTCAGCATCCGTTTTGTCCGCGACCACAGCATCCTGGACTACTTCCCCGCCACGGGGAACATGTACATCTCTTCGCTGGATGAGCCGCCACGCGGGCTCTCCCCGCAGGAGATCGAGTCCATCCCGTATCGGAATTTCGCACGGAACGAGGAGGCCAAAACCTGCAGCATCTGTATCGTGAACTACCGGACGGGAAACCGCGTGAAGACTCTGCCGTGTTCCCACGAGTTCCATGAGGCCTGCATCAAGCGCTGGCTGAGGGAACACGAGAACTGTCCCACCTGCAGGCAGCCGGTTAGGGAGGCAGATAGCACAGCTGCTGAAGAGGCAGGTGCTGCAGCTGAGGCAGGTGCTCCTCCAGAAAATGACCCTGCACCGTCAGGGGAGCCTCCCAATGGTAATGGAGCTATGAACACCTGA